The following proteins are encoded in a genomic region of Mobula hypostoma chromosome 25, sMobHyp1.1, whole genome shotgun sequence:
- the LOC134337680 gene encoding proproteinase E-like: MDSQDLFSLEQKGLTMNCQASGCGQSYYTPYASRVVNGIDARPYSWPWQVSLRVGYPGSNSFSHTCGATLISSNWVMTAGHCISYGREYRVVLGEYDRDVEEGAEQFIKPSGIFVHPQWNMNCVACGNDIALIKLSENAVLNDKVQIACIPPYGEILPNNFYCYITGWGRLYTNGPLPAKLQQAYIPVIDYEHCSAPDWWSTSVKETMVCAGGAEKSGCNGDSGGPLNCQGSDGRWYVHGVTSFVSAYGCNTYKKPTVWTRVSAFNYWIAQVGTIFMQKGMLICWTCYADQK, encoded by the exons ATGGATTCGCAAGATTTATTCTCCTTGGAGCAGAAAGGACTAACAATGAATTGCCAAG catctggctgTGGACAGAGTTACTACACCCCATATGCCTCTAGGGTGGTTAATGGAATTGATGCGAGGCCATACAGCTGGCCATGGCAG GTTTCGTTGCGAGTTGGATATCCAGGAAGCAATTCGTTTTCTCACACTTGTGGTGCGACGCTAATTTCCTCAAACTGGGTTATGACAGCAGGCCATTGTATCTC CTATGGAAGGGAATACCGTGTGGTACTGGGAGAGTATGACAGAGAtgttgaagagggtgcagagcagtTCATAAAGCCCAGTGGTATCTTTGTTCATCCACAATGGAATATGAACTGTGTGGCCTGTGG GAATGATATCGCTTTAATCAAGCTCTCAGAGAATGCAGTCTTGAATGACAAAGTTCAGATTGCTTGTATTCCACCTTACGGTGAAATTCTTCCCAATAACTTTTATTGCTACATTACTGGATGGGGCCGGCTCTACA CGAATGGACCACTTCCAGCAAAGCTACAGCAAGCTTACATACCAGTTATTGACTATGAGCATTGCAGTGCACCAGACTGGTGGAGCACTTCTGTGAAAGAGACCATGGTTTGTGCTGGAGGTGCTGAAAAGTCCGGATGCAAT GGAGACTCAGGTGGACCTTTGAACTGCCAGGGTTCTGATGGACGCTGGTATGTCCATGGTGTAACCAGCTTTGTGTCAGCCTATGGATGTAACACCTATAAGAAACCCACAGTCTGGACTCGAGTATCCGCCTTCAATTACTGGATTGCTCAGGTAGGTACCATTTTCATGCAGAAAGGAATGTTAATATGTTGGACTTGTTATGCAGATCAGAAATGA